Within the Syntrophales bacterium genome, the region GCCTTGAACATTGCTTCTGTGCCTGGACGGATGGTGAAAAAGATTCTATGACCACTCAAACATGTAGTGCCAGAAAACGAGGCTGGCCGTCTTTAACTTACTGTTATTGCATAAGAATATTTTTGTCTTCATGAATTTGGGCCAAGAAGGTAGAATTGTGTTTTGACTTTCTTGATGTCGAGGATTCGAAAGAACGACGCTATTTATACTTCCACTACGTGTAGCCTCGTCAGCGCGGAAACAACTTTATGCTGATGTCTAAAAGAGCATCTTTGTCTATGTTTCGTGATGTGATCCTCAATATTGGTAGGCCTCAAAACAGGAACCCTTCCGCTGATATGCAGTTTCAATGCACTCTCCGGATTGGTAAACAACACCGCTCCGTTAATCCAGACATCATTGATACCCTTGGATACAAAGTACTCCTTCAAGGGAAAGATATGAGACCTGACCTGTCTGATAGGGTTTCTCATATGATCAGAATACGGGGTTCCCCCTCCACCGACCTTTCGCACTTCCCATTTCGGATCGGCCTCAGTTCCCACGATTATCCCTTTATTATTCTTCACCTCGACGACAAATATTCCATTGGGTCCACACACAACAAAATCGGCTTCCCTGTACCCGGTTTTAGATTCTTTACAGGGTATCCTTACCTGGTTGAATATGGTGTAGCTGTCATCCAGTTCTGACAGTGTTTTTAACGCGTATTCCTCGCCATCAGCACCAGCTTCGGCAATTATAGTATCGGTGCCGGTGCCGAACATAACACATAAACCGACCATACCAGCCAGTACCAATCCAATT harbors:
- a CDS encoding nuclease-related domain-containing protein, producing MADLQYIKTNSLRDKAGKNRDSAREKGIIILLVSLGFFVVIGGLGLLEIGIIGLVLAGMVGLCVMFGTGTDTIIAEAGADGEEYALKTLSELDDSYTIFNQVRIPCKESKTGYREADFVVCGPNGIFVVEVKNNKGIIVGTEADPKWEVRKVGGGGTPYSDHMRNPIRQVRSHIFPLKEYFVSKGINDVWINGAVLFTNPESALKLHISGRVPVLRPTNIEDHITKHRQRCSFRHQHKVVSALTRLHVVEV